A genome region from Glycine max cultivar Williams 82 chromosome 5, Glycine_max_v4.0, whole genome shotgun sequence includes the following:
- the LOC102668638 gene encoding peroxidase 10-like, with amino-acid sequence MLVSRVPKGANKVQGPTARAHTIGYARCFTLKQRLFNCKGTGKPDPSLDASLLQHLQKLCPDNNSSNPNLAPLDPVTTYTFDSMYYKNLVKNLGLLPTDKALVSDGTTASLVYKYSQWSVLLLQGL; translated from the exons ATGCTTGTTTCGAGGGTTCCGAAAGGAGCAAACAAGGTTCAAGGACCGACCGCAA GAGCACACACAATAGGATATGCTAGGTGCTTCACACTCAAGCAAAGGCTCTTCAACTGTAAGGGCACTGGAAAACCGGATCCATCATTAGATGCTTCACTTTTACAACATTTACAGAAATTATGTCCAGATAACAACAGTTCTAACCCCAATTTGGCTCCCTTGGATCCTGTCACCACATACACATTTGATAGCATGTATTACAAAAACCTAGTGAAGAACTTAGGATTACTACCAACTGATAAGGCTCTTGTGAGTGATGGTACAACTGCTTCATTGGTGTACAAGTATAGCCAGTGGTCTGTTTTACTTTTACAAGGACTTTGA